A stretch of DNA from Micromonospora peucetia:
TGAAGAGCACCGCGCTGGCCGAGAGTTGGGTGCGCAGCTGGTCGACGGCCGTGCCCTTGTGGGTGGCGACCACCGACAGCTCGATGACCTCCTTGCCCTGGGTGACCGTGACGTCGTCCCAGGTGGCGGGGCCGCTGCGGACCGCCTCGATGGCCGCCGCCGCGATCTGGGGGGCCACCCCGCGGGTGTGTACCGCGACGCTCGCCGGCTTGCGTTCCAGCCGGATGCCCGGATGGGCCGAGGCGATCTCACGCAACGCGTCGCGCAGCCGGGTGCGGACCGCGATCAGCTCGGGGGAGAGCCGCTCGACGAAGCCGATGTCGAACTCGGAGCCGTGGCTGCCGACCAGGTGGACCTCGCTGGGCAGCCGGGAGAGCGCGGCCAGGTCGCGCAGGGCCCGCCCGGAGACCACCGCCACGGTGGTCTGGGGCAGGGCGGCGAGCGCCCGGACGGCCGCCACCGATTCCGGCAGCGGTACGGCCTTGCTCGGGTCTTCCACGATCGGCGCCAGGGTGCCGTCGTAGTCACAGGCGATCAGAAGCTGGGGTACCCGGGCGATCCGGCCGATGGCCGCGCGCAGTTCCGGGTCCATGGTGCCGGCCGCCGGGGTGATGATGTCGTTGGCGGCGTTCACGCGTCCTCCGATTGAGGCACACCGAGCTCGGTGAGGAACGACTTCGCCCAGTGCCCCACATCGTGGGTGCGTAGGTGGCGCTGCATTGTCCGCATTCTGCGGCGGGCCTCCGGCTTCTCGACATGCACGGCCCGCAGCAGGGCGTCTTTGACCGCGTCGGGGTCGTGCGGGTTACACAGGAACGCCTGACGCAGCTCGGTGGCGGCGCCGGCGAACTCGCTGAGCACGAGTGCACCGCCCTGGTCGGCGCGCGATGCGACGTACTCCTTGGCTACCAGATTCATTCCGTCTCGCAGCGGAGTCACCATCATCACGTCGGCGGCGGCGTACATCGCGGCGAGTTCAGTGCGACTGTACGACTGATGCAGATAATGCACCGCCGGCACGCCGACCCTGCCGAATTCGCCATTGATCCGACCGACTTCGCGCTCCACCTTCACGCGTAGTGCCTGGTAGTGCTCCACGCGCTCGCGGCTGGGCGTGGCGACCTGCACCATGACCGCGTCGGGAACTGTCAACTTTCCGTCAGCGAGCAGTTCGCGGAAGGCCTTCAGCCGCAACTCGATGCCCTTGGTGTAATCCAGCCGGTCGACGCCCAGGATGATCGTCTTCGGGTTGCCCAGTTCCGCGCGGATCTCCTTCGCGCGGGCCTGGATCGCCGGGTCGGCGGCCAGCCGTTCCATCTCCTTCGTGTCGATGGAGATCGGGAACGCGCCGGCCTTCACCTGGCGGCCGTCGACCTGGATCATCTGCCCCTCGTAGCGGAGCCCGAGCAGGTGCCGGGCCAGCCGGACGAAGTTCTGCGCGGCGAGGCGCTGCTGGAACCCGACCAGGTCGGCGCCGAGCAGACCGCGCAGGATCTCGGTGCGGAACGGCATCTGCATGAACAGCTCGATGGGCGGGAACGGGATGTGCAGGAAGAAGCCGATCCGCAGGTCCGGCCGCAGCTCGCGGAGCATCGCCGGGACGAGCTGGAGCTGGTAGTCCTGCACCCAGACCGTCGCCCCCTCGGCCGCGACCTCCGCCGCGGCCTCCGCGAAGCGTGCGTTGACCAGGCGGTACGCCTCGCGCCAGCGGCGCTTGTAGGCCGGCGTCTCGACCGCGTCGTGATAGAGCGGCCAGATCGTCGCGTTGGACTGGCCCTCGTAGTAGCGCTCCAGTTCCTCCGCGCTCAACGGCACCGGGTGCAGCCGGATGCCCTCCAGGTCGAAGGGCTCGGGAGCGGCGCCGGTGCCGCCGGCCCAGCCGACCCAGGTGCCCTGGTGCTCGGCGAGGACGGGGTGCAGTGCGGTCACCAGCCCTCCGGGGCTGCGACGCCACTGCCGTCCCTCAGGGGTGCTCACCTCGTCGACGGGTAGCCGGTTCGCCACTACGACAAAGGAGCTGCGGACGGTCACGTTCGGCCACCTCCGGGTGCTGACGGGTCAACCGCGAATGAGCGTACTGAGCGTAGCTGCGGCGTCTGGGGCCCCGTGCCGGAGTCACCTACCCTTCCCACGATGGTCCAACCCGTGACGTGATCTTGTCGATACCCCTGCTCGGAAAGCAGGGGTGTCGCGGCGCGTCGGGGCCGTCGGGGCGGGGTGATGTGGGCGCGACGGCGCGTACCTGTCAGGATTGACGATGGCGTGCGTGCGTGCGGCCGGTCAGCGGCCGGCGGCGGCGGGCGGAGCTCGAAGCCCGCATCCCGCGCCCGCCGGCCCCCAGTCGCAACCTTACGGAGGTAGCCCGCACCGTGGCCCAGTACATCTACGTCCTGGAAAAGGCGCGCAAGGCGCACGGCGACAAGGTCGTGCTCGACAACGTGACGCTGAGCTTCCTGCCGGGTGCCAAGATCGGTGTGGTCGGCCCGAACGGCGCCGG
This window harbors:
- a CDS encoding alpha,alpha-trehalose-phosphate synthase (UDP-forming), producing the protein MTVRSSFVVVANRLPVDEVSTPEGRQWRRSPGGLVTALHPVLAEHQGTWVGWAGGTGAAPEPFDLEGIRLHPVPLSAEELERYYEGQSNATIWPLYHDAVETPAYKRRWREAYRLVNARFAEAAAEVAAEGATVWVQDYQLQLVPAMLRELRPDLRIGFFLHIPFPPIELFMQMPFRTEILRGLLGADLVGFQQRLAAQNFVRLARHLLGLRYEGQMIQVDGRQVKAGAFPISIDTKEMERLAADPAIQARAKEIRAELGNPKTIILGVDRLDYTKGIELRLKAFRELLADGKLTVPDAVMVQVATPSRERVEHYQALRVKVEREVGRINGEFGRVGVPAVHYLHQSYSRTELAAMYAAADVMMVTPLRDGMNLVAKEYVASRADQGGALVLSEFAGAATELRQAFLCNPHDPDAVKDALLRAVHVEKPEARRRMRTMQRHLRTHDVGHWAKSFLTELGVPQSEDA